Genomic window ([Empedobacter] haloabium):
GCGGCGCGTCTCGGCTTCCGACTCGCTGTCATGGAACTTGACGTCCAGGATGCGCGCCGTATTGTCGGCGCGCTCCAGGAAGGTGCCGAGGCGCATGAAGTTGACGGCCTCGTCGCGCAGCATCGTGCCCAAGGTGACGCCGCGCGACAGGTGCGAGCGGTACTTGACCCATTCGAAGAACTGGCTGGGGTCCTGGCGCAGCTGGCCGCCGTGCAGGCGCCGGCGCAGGTCCAGGTAGGTCTGGTTCTGCACTTCCCATACCTCCGTCGTCAGCGTGCCGCGTACGGCGCGCGCGTTTTCGCGCGCGGCCGTCAGGCAGGCGATGATGGAGGACGGGTTGTCCGGGTCACACACCATGAATTCGATCACATCGCGCTGCGCCACGGCGCCGTGCTTGCGGTCGTAGGCCTGCTGCAGCTCCGAGATGCCCAGCATGGCGCGCCAGGCCTGGCGCGCCGCGTCCTCGGATTGCGGCAGCAGCGCGGTCTGCACGTTCACGTCCAGCATGCGCGCCGTGTTCTCGGCCCGCTCGGTATAGCGGGCCATCCAGAACAGGTGGTCGGCGGTACGGCTCAGCATAAAGTCTCCTTCGTCATTGTTCCAGTACCCACGTGTCCTTGGTGCCGCCGCCCTGCGACGAGTTCACCACCAGCGAGCCTTCGCGCAGCGCCACCCGGGTCAGGCCGCCCGGCACCATCGAGATCGTCTTGCCGGACAGGACGAACGGGCGCAGGTCGATATGGCGCGGCGCCACGCCGTTCTCCACGAACGTAGGGCAGTTCGACAGGGCCAGGGTGGGCTGGGCGATGTAGACGTCCGGCCGCGCCAGCAGGCGGGCGCGGAAGTCCTCGACCTCCTGCTTCGATGCGGCGGGCCCGACCAGCATGCCGTAGCCGCCGGCGCCGTGCACCTCCTTGACGACCAGCTGCGCCAGGTTGGCCAGCGTGTAGTCCAGCTCGTTCCGATGGCGGCACTGGTAGGTCGGCACGTTGTTCAGCACCGGCTCTTCGGACAGGTAGAAGCGGATGATCGCAGGCACGTAAGGGTAGATCGACTTGTCGTCCGCCACGCCGGTGCCGATGGCATTGGCCAGGGTGACGCGGCCGGCCCGGTACACCGACAGCAGGCCCGGCACACCGAGCGCGGAGTCGGCGCGGAACGCCAGCGGGTCGAGGAAATCGTCGTCCAGCCGGCGGTAGATCACGTCGACCCGGCGCGGACCGCGCGTGGTGCGCATCCACACCGCATTGTTGTTGACGAACAGGTCCTTGCCCTCGACCAGCTCGACCCCCATCTGCTGGGCCAGGAACGCATGCTCGAAGTAGGCCGAGTTGTACATGCCCGGCGTCATCACGACGACGGTCGGGTCGATCACGCCGACCGGCGCCACCGAGCGCAGGTTGTCCAGCAGCAGGTCGGGATAATGTTCCACCGGCGCCACCTTGTGGCTGGCGAACAGTTCCGGGTACAGCCGCATCATCATCTTGCGGTCTTCCAGCATGTACGACACGCCGGACGGCACTCTCAGGTTGTCCTCCAGGACATAGAATTCGCCCGCGCCGGCGCGCACGATGTCGATGCCGGCGATGTGCGCGTAGATGTCCGACGCCACCCGGATGCCCTGCATTTCGGGACGATACTGGGCGTTGCGGTAGATCTGCTCGGCCGGCACCACGCCGGCACGGATGATGTGCTGCTCGTGGTAGATGTCGTCGATGAACATGTTCAGCGCGCGCACGCGCTGCTCCAGGCCGCGCTGCAGCAAGGCCCACTCGTGCGCCGGAATAATGCGCGGGATCATGTCGAACGGGATCAGCCGCTCGGTGCCGGCATTGTCGCCATAGACGGCGAACGTGATGCCGACGCGGCGGAACGCCAGGTCGGCCTCGGCGCGCTTGCGCTCGATCGCATCGTGCGTCTGCTGCGCGAGCCACTCGGCGAACGCACGGTAGTGGGGCCGGACGGCGCCGTCCGCCATCATCTCGTTGTAGAAATCTGGACTGGGTTGCACTGATGCTCCTTGTTGAATCATGTCATTATGCAAACAATATGCCAGCCACGTCGCACTGTTGAGCAGAGGCGACAGCGAACAATTCTGCATAGCAATATTTCTTTACTTCGACCGTGAATGCATGCATCATGGCAACGCTGACCCAATCAACGTCCGGCAAACCGCGTATTTGACTACCACCGTTTCCGTCCAGGGTCCTTCATGCCATTTTCCCCATCGCTGCCATTGCCGAGCGCCGCGTCGCCCCCCGACGCGGCACTGGCCGGCACGCGCCATATCTGGGCCGGCGAATTCGAGGTGGGCTGCGGCGACACGGTGCTGACGGCACTGCTCGGTTCCTGTGTCGGCATCGGTATCCTGTGGCGCCGCAAGCGCCGCGCGGCGCTGGCGCACTGCCTGTTGGGCGAGGCGCCGGCGCACGAGGCGAATGCCGGCGCCCGCTACGTCAGCACGGCACTGCCCGCCATGCTGCGCGCGCTGGGCGCCCGGCCGGACGACTACAAGGAGCTGGAGGTCGTGGTGGCCGGCGGCGCCAGCCTGTTCGGCAAGGCGCAGTTGCCCGTCACGGTGGGCGACAAGAACATCGCCGCACTGGAACGGGGCGTGCAGGCACTGGGCCTGCGCGTGGTGCACCAGCGCCTGGGCGGCCGGCAGGGCTGCCGCATCACCTTGCGCTGCCGCGACCTGACCTTTTATATCCACGACGTGGGCAACAAGGCCGCGCCAGGGCGGCGCTGACCTTCCCGGCACCGCGCGCCGCCGGCTGGTACGATGGCGTTTTCGGACAAGGGAGCAAGCATGATCAAAGCCATTGTGACGGGACACAGCCGCGGCCTGGGCGCGGGGATCGCCGCCGCGCTGCTGCGGCGTGGCGCCGCCGTGCTGGGCGTCGCGCGCGGCGCCAATGGGGCGCTGGCGGCACAGGGCGTGCAGGAAGTGGCGCTGGACCTGGCCGACGCGCGCGCCGTGACTGCCTGGCTCGATACTGGCGCGCTGACCCGCTTCCTGGGCGATGCCGAGCTGGCGATCCTGGTCAACAATGCGGGTGTCGTCACGCCGGTGGGGCCGCCCGGACGACAGGGCGCGGCGGCGCTGGCCCAGGCGGTCGCCATCAACGTCACGGCCGCGCTGCAGCTGGCCGACGCCTTTGTCGCCGCCACCGAGGCCTGCGCCGACCGGCGCATCGCCCATGTTTCCAGCGGCGCCGGGCGCAACCCGTATGCGGGCTGGAGCGCCTACTGCGCCACCAAGGCGGCGCTGGACATGCATGCGCAGGCCGTGGCCCAGGACCGCATCGCCGGCCTGCGCATCGCCAGCGTGGCGCCCGGCGTCATCGACACGGCCATGCAGGCGCACATTCGCGGTGTGGAACAGCGCGATTTCCCGGCGCTGGCACGTTTCGTTGCCCTGCAGCGGGAGGGCGGGCTGGCCGGGGCGGACGAGACCGGGGCGCGGCTGGTCGATTATCTGCTGCGCGCCGGGTTCGGCGACGTGCCGGTCAGCGACTTGCGCGACCTGGGGTGACCAGGCCGCGCCGAGCGCAATGAGCCTATCGGCCTTCGGCGGTCGTCTTCAGGCCCAGGTACGTCCCGGCACTGATCCCCATCAATCCCAGTAAAGTCACGTCGAAATCCGGCATCGCCAGGTCGCGATAGACCTGCTGGATGAACACGATCCCCAACACCAGCGTCCAGGACGCCATCTGGAAGCGGTGGAAGCTGACGCCGTAGTGGTCGCTGAGGATGTCCGCCAGCCAGCCGCGGCTGGCCATCGCCTCGCGCCGCTCCGTGCCGCCGGGCGGCTGGTCGATCAGCGACGAGCCGATCACCGTGCCCGCGCTGATGCCCATCAGGGCCAGCACCGTGGGCGTGATCGTCGTCGCGTAATCCCCGGTGATCATGCCGATGAACAGGTAGGCCGCCAGCACCAGGCCGAACCACACCGCCCCCTGCGTGCGCGCCAGGCTGTACGGCTTGCGCCGGCCGGGCCCTGGCGCCGGGCCGGGATCGCGCAGCACGTCGCTGCGCCGCGCCAGCACGATGAACGCCACGGCCAGCACCGAAAACAGGCTGGTCCACAAGCCGAACCAGCCCATCGGGATGACGCGCAGCGCGAGCGTCTGTTGCGACGCGACCGGATATTCGTCCTCGATGCCGACACTGACGGCCAGCTGGCGCGGCCGGAATTGCGGCTTGCCCAGCAGGTGCGTCCACACGTCGCGCGAGGTCTCGCTGCGGTTCAGCACGAAATTGAGCGTGTTGGCGACCGGGTTGCTGGGCGGGTAAGGGCGGATGTCGACCAGCGGCCGGCCATCCAGGAACAGCACGATCTTTTTCTGGCGCGGCGAGCACTGTTCGCGCGCCAGCAGCACGGCCAGGTCGTTGACGGTGACGACGATGCCGTCGCGCAGCGACACTTCCGCCAGCGGCGCCCCGCCGCGGTACGGCACGAAGGCGTGCACGCCGGTAACCACGACGGCGGCGTACTGCGCCGGCGTGGGACAGTTGGCCGCGGGCACCGCGCTGGCACCGGTGGCGGGCGCGGCAGGTGTCGATTGGGCGACGGCATGGGCCCAGGCCAGGGCGAACAGGGCGGCGGCCAGCCGGCGCCAGGGCATCAGGCGCGCCCCCGCACGACGATCAGCCGGGGCGGCCCGTCCGCCGCCCGGGGCGGGCGTGGCGCCCGCGGCGACAACCCGGGCACGTCGCAGCCGGGCGCGCACAGCGTGTCGGCACGGGCATCGCGCAGTGTGCTGCCGCCGGCCAGCGTGACGGCGCGCCAGCGCGCATGCTCCCACGTGCTGCCCGCCAGCTCGGTGCCGTCCAGCGCGCAGTCCGTCAGCTGGGCCTGGCGCAGGTCGGCGCCGCGCAGGCTGCCCCCGATCACGCTGACGTTGCGCCAGCGGGCGCCGCGCCAGCGGCTGTGCTCGGCACTGGCGTCGCGCAGCGTCATGCCGGCGGCGTGACTGCGGTCCAGCACGGCGCGGGTCAGGTCGAGGCCGCTGGCGGCCAGGCCGGACAGGTCGGCGTCGCTCAGGTCGGCGCCCGGCCAGCTGGCCCCGTCCGCGCGCGCCCGTACCAGGCTGGCGCCGGCGAGACGGCAGCAGGCGGCCTGGCTGCCGTCCAGGCAGGCGCCGTCCAGGCGCGCGCCGCTGCAGTCGGCAGCGCTCAGCAAGGCGTCGCGCAAGCGGGCGCCGGACAGGTCGGCACCGCGCAGGCTGGCATCGGTCAGGTCGCTGCCCGTCAGGTCGGCATTGCGCAGGTCGGCGCCGTCCAGCACCACGCCGCGCAGGTCGCGGTGGGCGAGGTCGTGGCCGGCCAGCCCGCCCGGCGCCTGCGCCCAGGCTTGCACCTGGCGGGCGAATGGCGTGACGGCGCTGACAGGGGAGGTCGGCGGCCGCGGCGGGCCGCCGTGGCGGTGGGAAGTGAAATGCCTGGAAGCGTTCATGACCGGCCTCGCGAAGTCGGGCGGATGCCCTGCAGGCAGATTATGACTCGCTTGTTAAGGCCGGTTAAGGGGGCACGGATGAAAACACCACATCCCTTGATCGCGCACAAGGACAGCCGGGCGGCGCCCGGTGTAGCGGCAGGCAGCTTGCAAGGGTCAGAACGTGCGCGTCACGCTGGCCGAGAACGTGCGACCGCGCCCGGCAAAGTAGGACGTCGCCTCCTTGTAGTTGGCCGATTGCGGGTAGTAACCGACGTACTGGCGGTCCGTCAGGTTCTCCACCGCCAGGCCGAACTTGCCGTAGCGGGTGTCGAACGTGGCGGCCAGGTCGGCCAGCGTATAGCCCCGGAAATGTTCCTCCAGATTGGCCGTGCCCACCACGCGGCCGATATTGATGTCGCGGTCTTCCAGGCGGGTGGCCTGCAGGCGCAGCTGGGTGCCGGCCAGCGGCTGCCAGTTGGCGCCCAGCACCAGCTTGTCCGGCGCCTGCGAGCGGGCGCCCAGGGCCAGGTCCATCGGCGCGCCGGCCGTGGCGGCGGTCTTGCCCATCGTCTTGGCATAGCTGCCGAACGCGGACACGGTCTTGCTGGCGCGCAGCTCGCCCGCCACTTCCCAGCCGCGCACGGTGGTCGGCACCCGGTCCAGCACGCCGATGCCTTGCGCGTTGATGCGCAGTACGGTGCCCAGCTTGGAACGGGAATCGTACATCGACGCGCCCACATGACCCAGGGCGCCGCGCCAGTTGACGCCCACCTCGTTGTTGCGCGTGACGACGGGCTCCAGGTTGAACAACTGGGCCACGGACTGGTTCGGGCGGTTCACGCCGCGCAGCACCAGGCCGACGTCCGGCAGGCCAAAGCCTTCGGCGCTGGAGGCAAAGGCCGACCACTGCGGCGCGAAGCGCCACACCGCGCCCAGGTTTTTCACGCTTTTCGAGAACGAGCGCTCACCGCCCTGGACGAGACGGTTGCCGTACGACGCCAGCGTCGTGTAGGTGGCCACGCGCAGGTCGGCCGATTCGTGCCGCAGGCCACCGCGCACGGTGACGGGCCCGAACTCGTACTCCAGCTGCAGGAACGGGGCGGTGGACTTGAAGTCCAGCGTGGGCACCCAGGTGCGGCCGGTGCCGGCCAGCTGCTGGCGGCTGCGGTCGCGCAGGAAGTCCACGCCGGCGGTCGCTTCCAGGCCACGCAGCAGCAGGTCGGGGCGCACATAGGTCAGCTTGGCGCCGTGCTTGTCCGCCACGATTTCCGACTGGTCGTAGAAGGTGCCGATGGGCGCATAGCGGATGTCCTGGAAGGTGGCCGTGTTGGTGGCACCGTACAGCGACGAGAAATCCTGGCTGAACAGCTGGGCGCTCAGCGCGCCGCCGAACAGGTCGGCATGGCGGTAGTCCAGGCTTGCCGTCTTGACGTCGTTGCGCGCGGGCATGCCCGGCGGCGTGCCCTCGGTGGAACTGGTCGGGATGCCTTGCGCGAACACGGCCGGCACGTTGCGGTAGTCGCCGTCGCCTTCGAACTTGAAGCGGTTGACGGTCAGCTGCAGGCGCTGGTCGCCGAAATTGCGGCCCAGCTTGACGAAGAAGTCGCCGCCGGCGGCGTCCATCGTGTCGCCTTGCACGACGTCGATGCCCAGCAGGCGGCCACGGCCGTCGTAACCCATGCCGCGCCGCTGCACGCTGCCATGGGCCAGCAGGTCGAACTCGCCCGATTTATGCGTGACGGTCAGGCCGGTCTTCCAGTCGACGTTGTCGTGGCGGAACTGCGACGCCACGCGGGCGTTGACGGTGACGCTGGTGCCGGGCGTCTTCGGCGTCTTGGTGATGTAGTTGACGATGCCGCCTGTCGCGCCCATGCCCTGGATGGCGGACGCGCCGTTGATGACCTCGATGCGCTCGATGATGGCCGTGTCGGCGAAGTAGCCCTCGCGCATGCCGGCGCGCAGCGGGTTCGACTGCGGTACGCCGTCCAGCAGGATCAGCGTGGTACGCCCACGCATCGACTCGCCGGCGGACGACATCTTCTGCCGGCTGGGCGCGTAGCCGGGGATGTACGTGGCCAGCGCGGCGGACGGATCGTCCGCCACCAGGTACTGCGTCTCCAGCTCGCGCTGGGAGATGACGGAGACGGCGCCGGGAATCTTGTCCACGGCCTTGGCGGTGCGGGTGGCGGTGACGATGACTTCCTTCATCTCGTCGGCGTCGTCGGGCGTGGCGGTCTGGGCCAGCACGGCGCCGTGCGCCATCAGCAGGCAGGCGGCGCCCACGGCGCGGACGAGGGGAAGGGGCTGGGTCATCGGATTCTCCTTATGGATTGCAAAAAAGTAGCCACGAATGATAACTATTATCATTTACGTTTGCAATCATGTAGAATGCCTGCTTATTTCCTCGACAGGAACACCGTCCGCATGGTCACCGGCCTCCCGCGCAAACTGCTGCGCAATATCCATCTCTATCTGTCGCTCGCCTTCGGCGTGCTGCTCGTGCTGGCCGGGCTGACGGGCGTCGGCCTGACCTGGATCGACGAGCTGGACGAGGCACTCAACCCGACCTTGCTGCAAGTGGCCGGCCGCACCGGCCCGATGGCCCCGCCCGGCGTCACGGCGGAACGGGTCGCCGGCCGTCTCGAGGCCGATCCGCGCTACGGCCGGCCCAGCGGACTGCAGCTGCCGCGCGCACCGGATGGGGTCGTGATCGCCTCCTACCGCATCGCCAAGCCGGACGGGGACGCGCTGGCCCTGCCGCGCATCCGCCAGGTCATGGTCGACCCCGTGACCCTGGTCGTGCTGGGCGAACGCAACTGGGGCGAGTTCGGCCTGACGCGACCGCTGCTGACGTCCACCTTGTTCCACCTGCACCGCTACGTGTTTGCCGGCGAAATCGGCAAGGTCGTCATGGGCCTGGCCGGCCTGGCGCTGTTCCTGATCGGCGCGATCGGCGTTGCGCTGTGGTGGCCGAAGGCGACGCTGGGCGCGCTGGTGAAATCGTTCCGCATCCACGGCCACTGGAAGACGATGAAGTTCCAGTACAGCTTCCACCGCAGCGCCGGCATGATCATGGCGCCCGTGCTGCTGATGCTGGGTTTTTCGGGGATGTATTTCAACCTGCCGGACTGGGTGCGGCCGGCCGTGGCCAGCGTCGCCACGTTGACGCCCACGGAAAAGCTGCACAACTCCCCCGTGCGCGGCCCGCGTGGCGTGCCGATCGGGCCGGCGCAGGCGATCGCGGCGGCGCAGGCCTTCAACCCGGCCGGCCGCATCGGCCGCGTCTCGCTGCCGGCCGACAAGAAAACGCCGTACGAGATCCGCATGCGCCAGCCGGGCGAGGTCCGGCAGGGCGACGGCAGCACCCGCATCACCGTCGACGCCTATACCGGCCAGCTGCTGCGCGTGCGCGATCCGCTCAACGCGCCGGCCGGCGACACGTTCCTGAACTGGCAGTTCCCGCTGCATACGGGCGAGGCGTTCGGCCTGGCCGGCCGCGTGGTGATCACGCTGGCCGGTTTCGCGCCGCTGGCCTTCATGGTGACGGGACTGGTGCTGTGGCTGGGCCGGCGCAAGAAGCCGGCGCGCGCGGTGCAGCCGGCGCGCCCGGCGCGACTGCACCCGGCCGGTGGCCTCGGCCGCTGACCTCGGCCGCTGACCCTCAGCGCACCCGCGCCGCGCCGGCGGCCAGCAGGGCCGCGCGCCGCTGCGGGCGGCGCAGCGCCATGCGCCGCGGCGGCAGCCCGGCGCCGACGGCGGCCCAACCCAGCCCGGCCGGCACCATCAGTGCGGTAAACCAGCCATAGGCCGCCAACACCTGCGGTGCCGGCGTACCCAGTACCGGAAACACGAACACGGCGCAGCAGATCGCCACCGGGTCAACCAGCGCGGCGGGAAACAACGACCACATCCGCGGATTCGGTTCCTGCCGTTCGCGCGCCAGCAGGCGCCACAGCAGGTAGGCGGCGGCGCCCAGCTGCGCGGCCGGGCGTGCCGCCGTCCCGGCCAGCGCCAGCAGGCCCGATACCGTGCACCACGTGCCGATCGCCAGGCAGCAGGCCAGCCAGCCAGCCGCCAACAGCGGCAGCGTGCGCACGAGGCCGGCGCCGGCGCCGGAACGGCGCAGCAGCCGGTTGACCCCGACCGGCGCCAGCAGCAGTAGCAGCAGCAGCGCGGGGCTCATCGGCCGCTCCCGGTGCGCGCGGCAACGGGTACCCGGCCGCAGGGCGCGCCCGGCGCCAGGCCGCGGTCCGGACGGCCGGCTGCCGCCGTCGGCATGCGGCCGCGCCGCGCGCCGTGACCACCGCGCCGCAGGACACAGGGTGCGATATTGGCCAGGATGTCGGCCAGCACGGCGGCGCTGGCCGTGACCGGAAAGAGCCGGCACCACAGGCGGCAAACGGCGGCGGTACGCGCAGCGCGCAGCAGGCCTGCCGGGCGGTTGGCGTGGCACCTCCGCCAGGGAGCAAAGGCCGGCCGCGGCGGTCGCATGGCTGCGCTGTGGCCGTGCCGGCCGTCGGGCGGCGGGACCGGTGCAGCGCGATCGGGACATGCTTTCATGATGCCTCCCTTGTGCCTGCGCATGCGGCAGCGCGGACCGGCGTCGTGGTGGCGCTGCCCGCCCCGGGACGCCGTGCGCGCGGGCGGACAGCAGTCATGCTACGCGTCCCCCGCACGTCCGGGTTGTGCGCAAATGCGGTAAATATGTCAGCAATTTGTATCGCCAGCGGCCCATCAGTTGGAAATACAATGCTTTACGTTGTAACATCGGATACCTCAACAGGAGTCCAGATGGAAGCCCCGATCGCCACCGACGAAGCGCGCCTGCAAGCCGATATCGAGGCCTTGCGGCCGCGCTGCGAAAACACCCAGGAGCTGTACCGCGAAGTCTGCGCCTTGATGTTCTTCCGCTACGGCATGACGCCGACCGCCAACCGGCTGTACCAGCTGGTGCGCAAGGGCAGCATGTCGGCGCCGGCGGAAGCGCTGAATCGCTTCTGGAGCCAGTTGCGCGAGAAAAGCCGTGTCGTCATCGGCCATCCCGACCTGCCGGACGAGCTGAAGAATACCGCCGGGGAACTCGTCGCGTCATTGTGGAAGGCGGCTCAGGCGGCGGCCGCCGAATCGCTTGCGGCGCTGCGCGAGGAGGCCCGGCAGGAGGCCGCCGCGGCCGGTGCCGAAGCACAGTCGGCACGCCAGGAACGCGACACCCTGGCCGAAACGCTGGCCGCCACCCGCGCACGGCTGGCCCAGGAAGCCCAGGCGACGGCCGGACTGCGGCGCGAACTGGCCGAACTGGGCGCGCTGCACGCGAACCAGGCGGCCCGGCTGGACGAGGCGCGCAAAGAGCTGAATGCCCAGCACGCCTGGCTGAACAGCGTGCAGCGCGACCACGAGATCGAGCTGGACAAGCTGCGCGACCAGGCGCGCCGCGACGTTGCCGCGGCCGAGGCCGCGCGGCGCCAGGCGCAGGACGCGACGGCGCGCGAGCGGGCCGCGGGCGAGCGTCTGCGCGAGGCGCTGGAAGCGGAACGTGGGGCCGCGGCGGCCAGTGCGGAGCGGCACCGGAGCGAGCTGCGCGACACCTTGTCGTTGCTGGCCGACTTGCGTCAGCAGGTCGGTGCGCTGGAAGGCGTGGCCGGTGCCGCGAACGCCGCGCGCGACGACGCCCGCCAGCAGCAGGAGCGACTGCGCACCGAACTGACGGCGGCGCAAGAGCGCGCGAGCGATGCGCAGGCGCGCGTGCTGCGCCTGGAAGCGGAGTTGCGCCATGCGGCGGAACTGTTCGAGGCCAGGCTGGCGGCCGCGCGCATGGAAGCCGCGCCGCGCAAGAGCACGCGCCGGCGCGGCGCCGCCGATACCGACTGAACGCCGCGGCAACCACTTCGTGGCGGCGGCGCTTACCAGGCGATCTTGTGCCGCGCTTCCGTTTCCGTGTGCCGGCTGTCGTCCGGCGAGTGCAGGTAGCTGTTGGTCGTGCCGATCGAGACGTGCCCCAGCGTGTCGCGCACGTGGCGCAGGTCGACGTCGCCGTTGACCATGTGCGAACCGGCCGTGTGGCGCAGCCAGTGGGCCGAGGCCAGCATCACGCGCGCCGCTTCCGTCGCGTAATCGTCACCCTTGGCATGGAAGCGCGCGGCGGTCTGCTCGAACACCCGCTTGACGATTTCGTGCACGCCGCCGCGCGTCATCTGCCGCGCCTTGCCACCCAGGGGCAGCAACAGCGGCGCCGTCTCGTGCGGCAGCGGAAACGGCGTCATGCCCAGTGCGCGCCGGTAGCGCGCCAGCTCCGTCATCAATTCGGCCGTGGCCGGCACCATGCGCGGCTTGCCGCCCTTGCCGACGACCTCCAGCCACCAGCGTTGCACGCCCAGCTTGTCGCGGCGGGCGAAAAACGCGCCCATCGTCGTACCGATGACTTCGGACACCCGCAGGCCGCATAGATACAGCAGCGTAAACAGCCAGCGCAGGCGCAGGTAGTGCTCCTGCTCGCGCGGGGTGGCGCGCGGCAGCGCCTCGATCGTCGCCTTGACTTCCGCCCACACCGTGTCGTCCAGGTAGCGCGTGATGCGCGGCGCGGCACGCTGCTTGCGTTCGCGCGACAGCGCCAGCGGGTTGCCGGCCAGGTAACCGGCCTGCACCAGCCAGGAGAACAGGGCATTCAGGATGATGGCGGCCTGGCGCTGGCTGCTGGGCGAGAGCGGCCCGGCGAACGGGCGCCATTGCGGGTGCGCGCGCGCGAACTTGCGGCCGGCCGGGGAGATCCAGCGCGCGGCCGGCTGCGGGTCCTGCAGGAAGCGGCGGTAGCGCAGCCAGTCCTCGTGCACCAGGGAGGAGAGCGGCTTGCCCAGCTCGACGGTCGCCCACAGCAGCAGGCGTTCGGCTTCCTTGCGGTAGCTGTCGAAGGTGGTCCGGGTGTCGACGAAGCGGGCCAGCCAGGCCTTGATGGCGTCGATGTCGTTGTCGGCGCCGATCTGGGCGCGCCCGGCGCCGGCTCGGTTGCTGCCGGCCCGGCCGTCCAGGTGGGCGGGCAGGTGCAAGGCTTCGATGGCGGCGGGGACGACGGCTTGACTGTGGTCGGGCATGGTGGCGGGGCGTTGGCGTTGGATCGCGTCTCGGGTTGCAGGGTCAAGGAC
Coding sequences:
- a CDS encoding alpha-E domain-containing protein, with product MLSRTADHLFWMARYTERAENTARMLDVNVQTALLPQSEDAARQAWRAMLGISELQQAYDRKHGAVAQRDVIEFMVCDPDNPSSIIACLTAARENARAVRGTLTTEVWEVQNQTYLDLRRRLHGGQLRQDPSQFFEWVKYRSHLSRGVTLGTMLRDEAVNFMRLGTFLERADNTARILDVKFHDSESEAETRRDFYYWAALLRSVSGFEIYRKVYRDVITPARVAELLMLRADMPRSLLACMDEVVDNLREVRNDVSSETERLAGQLHAELRFGRIDDILQRGLHDTLTEFLQRIYELGNRVSRDFLVPLAA
- a CDS encoding SDR family oxidoreductase; the encoded protein is MIKAIVTGHSRGLGAGIAAALLRRGAAVLGVARGANGALAAQGVQEVALDLADARAVTAWLDTGALTRFLGDAELAILVNNAGVVTPVGPPGRQGAAALAQAVAINVTAALQLADAFVAATEACADRRIAHVSSGAGRNPYAGWSAYCATKAALDMHAQAVAQDRIAGLRIASVAPGVIDTAMQAHIRGVEQRDFPALARFVALQREGGLAGADETGARLVDYLLRAGFGDVPVSDLRDLG
- a CDS encoding circularly permuted type 2 ATP-grasp protein, which produces MMADGAVRPHYRAFAEWLAQQTHDAIERKRAEADLAFRRVGITFAVYGDNAGTERLIPFDMIPRIIPAHEWALLQRGLEQRVRALNMFIDDIYHEQHIIRAGVVPAEQIYRNAQYRPEMQGIRVASDIYAHIAGIDIVRAGAGEFYVLEDNLRVPSGVSYMLEDRKMMMRLYPELFASHKVAPVEHYPDLLLDNLRSVAPVGVIDPTVVVMTPGMYNSAYFEHAFLAQQMGVELVEGKDLFVNNNAVWMRTTRGPRRVDVIYRRLDDDFLDPLAFRADSALGVPGLLSVYRAGRVTLANAIGTGVADDKSIYPYVPAIIRFYLSEEPVLNNVPTYQCRHRNELDYTLANLAQLVVKEVHGAGGYGMLVGPAASKQEVEDFRARLLARPDVYIAQPTLALSNCPTFVENGVAPRHIDLRPFVLSGKTISMVPGGLTRVALREGSLVVNSSQGGGTKDTWVLEQ
- a CDS encoding PepSY-associated TM helix domain-containing protein; translation: MVTGLPRKLLRNIHLYLSLAFGVLLVLAGLTGVGLTWIDELDEALNPTLLQVAGRTGPMAPPGVTAERVAGRLEADPRYGRPSGLQLPRAPDGVVIASYRIAKPDGDALALPRIRQVMVDPVTLVVLGERNWGEFGLTRPLLTSTLFHLHRYVFAGEIGKVVMGLAGLALFLIGAIGVALWWPKATLGALVKSFRIHGHWKTMKFQYSFHRSAGMIMAPVLLMLGFSGMYFNLPDWVRPAVASVATLTPTEKLHNSPVRGPRGVPIGPAQAIAAAQAFNPAGRIGRVSLPADKKTPYEIRMRQPGEVRQGDGSTRITVDAYTGQLLRVRDPLNAPAGDTFLNWQFPLHTGEAFGLAGRVVITLAGFAPLAFMVTGLVLWLGRRKKPARAVQPARPARLHPAGGLGR
- a CDS encoding DNA-binding protein, whose product is MEAPIATDEARLQADIEALRPRCENTQELYREVCALMFFRYGMTPTANRLYQLVRKGSMSAPAEALNRFWSQLREKSRVVIGHPDLPDELKNTAGELVASLWKAAQAAAAESLAALREEARQEAAAAGAEAQSARQERDTLAETLAATRARLAQEAQATAGLRRELAELGALHANQAARLDEARKELNAQHAWLNSVQRDHEIELDKLRDQARRDVAAAEAARRQAQDATARERAAGERLREALEAERGAAAASAERHRSELRDTLSLLADLRQQVGALEGVAGAANAARDDARQQQERLRTELTAAQERASDAQARVLRLEAELRHAAELFEARLAAARMEAAPRKSTRRRGAADTD
- a CDS encoding TonB-dependent receptor; this encodes MTQPLPLVRAVGAACLLMAHGAVLAQTATPDDADEMKEVIVTATRTAKAVDKIPGAVSVISQRELETQYLVADDPSAALATYIPGYAPSRQKMSSAGESMRGRTTLILLDGVPQSNPLRAGMREGYFADTAIIERIEVINGASAIQGMGATGGIVNYITKTPKTPGTSVTVNARVASQFRHDNVDWKTGLTVTHKSGEFDLLAHGSVQRRGMGYDGRGRLLGIDVVQGDTMDAAGGDFFVKLGRNFGDQRLQLTVNRFKFEGDGDYRNVPAVFAQGIPTSSTEGTPPGMPARNDVKTASLDYRHADLFGGALSAQLFSQDFSSLYGATNTATFQDIRYAPIGTFYDQSEIVADKHGAKLTYVRPDLLLRGLEATAGVDFLRDRSRQQLAGTGRTWVPTLDFKSTAPFLQLEYEFGPVTVRGGLRHESADLRVATYTTLASYGNRLVQGGERSFSKSVKNLGAVWRFAPQWSAFASSAEGFGLPDVGLVLRGVNRPNQSVAQLFNLEPVVTRNNEVGVNWRGALGHVGASMYDSRSKLGTVLRINAQGIGVLDRVPTTVRGWEVAGELRASKTVSAFGSYAKTMGKTAATAGAPMDLALGARSQAPDKLVLGANWQPLAGTQLRLQATRLEDRDINIGRVVGTANLEEHFRGYTLADLAATFDTRYGKFGLAVENLTDRQYVGYYPQSANYKEATSYFAGRGRTFSASVTRTF
- a CDS encoding chemotaxis protein CheD translates to MPFSPSLPLPSAASPPDAALAGTRHIWAGEFEVGCGDTVLTALLGSCVGIGILWRRKRRAALAHCLLGEAPAHEANAGARYVSTALPAMLRALGARPDDYKELEVVVAGGASLFGKAQLPVTVGDKNIAALERGVQALGLRVVHQRLGGRQGCRITLRCRDLTFYIHDVGNKAAPGRR
- a CDS encoding pentapeptide repeat-containing protein — protein: MNASRHFTSHRHGGPPRPPTSPVSAVTPFARQVQAWAQAPGGLAGHDLAHRDLRGVVLDGADLRNADLTGSDLTDASLRGADLSGARLRDALLSAADCSGARLDGACLDGSQAACCRLAGASLVRARADGASWPGADLSDADLSGLAASGLDLTRAVLDRSHAAGMTLRDASAEHSRWRGARWRNVSVIGGSLRGADLRQAQLTDCALDGTELAGSTWEHARWRAVTLAGGSTLRDARADTLCAPGCDVPGLSPRAPRPPRAADGPPRLIVVRGRA